In one Nostoc cf. commune SO-36 genomic region, the following are encoded:
- a CDS encoding strawberry notch-like NTP hydrolase domain-containing protein: MVNAIQGSLFDVQTVLDYGQSIVSAGHELAKLLIKNQPLANRAIQSQMNRYFNGTAASGAWQWKDAYEAVEVALILYLRQQGLSDNPLEEMRRLELLCPTHTRRSEEQLKLQQFSTPLPLAYLVALAGQITNNDLILEPSAGTGILAQFAKLQGASLMLNELADDRAKILRRLFPSTPLFSVNAEQINDYLAGKTQPSVVLMNPPFSSSPKISDRNPDATKNHINSALQRLCNGGRLVTITANWFSPANPSWLETFLKWQEKARIVLSVGVIGKAYALHGTTMETRITVIDKVPADNPGEIPCITETLNLPEILALVQQLPQRSPWEGSDVKAAVAKAKVVQLPKRSVVTQAETLSSIPDVVILEYEVVEWSATEGLKDTLYETYRPQRIRIKDALPHPSLLCESAALALVSPPAPTYKPHLPSNIITQALLSEAQLESVIYAGQAHCEFLSGSYIVDDSWDNVTVAATSSENAVRFRRGWFLGDGTGAGKGRQCAGIILDNWCQGRRKAIWVSKSSALIEDARRDWCALGGAEKDIIDLSNIKLGDLIPFTQGILFCTYSTLRSQKNGKSRLKQIVEWAGIDFEGAIAFDECHAMGNAMAQEGKLGMVAASQQGIVGLRLQNALPQARVIYVSATGATKVSNLSYANRLGLWQTGDFPFTSREDFVESIEGGGIAAMEVVARDLKALGLYLSRSLSFEGVEYHTLEIDLTPTQERIYNSYSEAFQIIHNNLYKALEACNISGAKTYNRMAKMSAMSQFESHKQRFFNHLLTGMKCPKLIQAIEQDLALGHAVVIQIVSTNEELLKRRLYGIPVDEWKDLNLDLTPREYVMDYLMSAFPIHLHEIHSSSDGEERSEPAFDADGSPIISQEAVALRSALVDRLASLDPIPGALEQLLWHFGHKQVAEVTGRSKRVLKDDSGRLFVDSRGSGANIAETNAFMQGDKQILIFSDAGGTGRSYHADLNAVNRKRRSHYLLEAGWRADNAIQGLGRSHRTNQASAPVFRPVTTNVIGERRFISTIARRLDSLGALTRGQRQTGGNGIFSAQDNLESQYAEYALYELFKQIFQGRFYEVPLGKFEQMTGLSLTSHEGGMKIDLPPLRQFLNRLLALRIGMQNIIFERFELLLSQQIEAAIAAGIFEAGVETLRAERFTIESQEAVYTHPATNSTTNYLKIERVQKNNIQTALEAVDSASKYQGQLLVNEKSGQAAVSIPTHSIFDSEGGVVPRVLLVRPQKETRVPVDKLESSTWKQVSTEAFVAAWSKEVSQLAKFTTDYIHLVTGILLPIWKTLPIQNSRVFRLQLSDGEKVLGRVISAENIRAVAEQLGLKNKLLSSEELVSLVLNERYSEQLPGGVTLRSSLVANERRIELVNALSLADRLVAVGCFTEIIQWKKRVFIPANSKAPSILKAVIEILG, translated from the coding sequence ATGGTTAATGCAATCCAAGGCTCACTGTTTGATGTGCAAACAGTTTTAGACTACGGGCAATCCATTGTCAGCGCCGGACATGAACTTGCCAAATTATTGATTAAGAATCAACCTTTGGCAAACAGAGCAATCCAATCGCAGATGAATCGTTATTTTAACGGAACTGCGGCATCAGGGGCGTGGCAGTGGAAAGATGCTTACGAAGCTGTTGAGGTTGCATTAATTCTCTATCTGCGGCAACAAGGATTATCTGATAATCCCTTAGAAGAAATGCGACGGCTTGAGTTACTCTGCCCCACACATACCCGCCGCAGCGAGGAGCAACTAAAACTTCAGCAGTTCTCGACTCCGCTACCCCTAGCGTACCTAGTAGCATTGGCAGGACAAATCACAAACAACGACCTGATTCTTGAACCATCTGCTGGTACTGGGATTTTAGCCCAGTTCGCCAAACTTCAAGGTGCAAGTCTTATGCTCAACGAACTAGCCGACGACAGAGCAAAGATTCTACGGCGATTGTTCCCTAGCACACCACTATTCTCTGTGAATGCCGAGCAGATTAACGATTATTTAGCTGGTAAGACTCAGCCTTCGGTTGTTTTGATGAATCCACCCTTTTCATCATCTCCCAAGATCAGCGATCGCAATCCCGACGCAACAAAGAACCACATCAACTCGGCATTGCAAAGGTTATGCAACGGTGGGCGGCTGGTAACAATCACAGCCAATTGGTTCTCTCCGGCTAACCCAAGCTGGCTAGAGACTTTCCTTAAGTGGCAAGAAAAAGCGCGAATTGTGCTTTCAGTGGGGGTCATTGGGAAAGCTTATGCCTTGCATGGGACAACGATGGAAACCCGGATTACTGTCATTGATAAAGTCCCGGCTGATAATCCCGGCGAAATTCCTTGCATTACTGAAACTTTAAATCTGCCTGAAATACTGGCACTGGTTCAGCAGTTGCCACAGCGATCTCCGTGGGAAGGCTCAGATGTCAAAGCTGCTGTGGCGAAGGCAAAAGTCGTTCAATTGCCAAAACGCTCTGTGGTAACTCAAGCAGAAACACTTTCTTCAATTCCAGATGTAGTTATTCTGGAATACGAAGTCGTTGAGTGGTCTGCTACAGAAGGACTCAAAGATACTTTATATGAAACCTATCGCCCACAACGAATCCGAATTAAAGATGCTTTACCTCATCCCTCGCTGCTTTGTGAGAGTGCAGCCCTAGCACTTGTTTCGCCACCAGCACCAACTTATAAACCGCATCTTCCCAGCAACATTATCACACAAGCCTTGTTGTCAGAGGCACAACTTGAAAGCGTGATTTACGCAGGTCAGGCGCACTGTGAATTTCTGTCTGGGTCTTATATTGTGGATGATTCTTGGGATAATGTGACTGTAGCAGCAACTAGCTCAGAAAACGCTGTTAGATTTCGGCGTGGCTGGTTTCTTGGCGATGGGACGGGTGCCGGTAAGGGTAGACAATGTGCGGGAATCATCCTCGACAACTGGTGTCAGGGGCGGCGAAAAGCAATTTGGGTATCTAAAAGTTCCGCCTTAATTGAAGATGCTCGTAGAGACTGGTGTGCTTTAGGAGGTGCTGAAAAAGACATTATCGACCTGAGCAACATCAAACTTGGCGACCTCATCCCTTTCACCCAAGGCATTCTATTCTGTACGTACTCAACTCTACGTTCTCAAAAGAATGGTAAAAGTCGGCTTAAGCAAATTGTTGAGTGGGCTGGCATTGATTTTGAGGGAGCGATCGCCTTTGACGAATGCCACGCAATGGGTAACGCAATGGCACAAGAAGGTAAACTCGGTATGGTTGCAGCATCCCAGCAAGGCATTGTTGGGCTGAGGTTGCAAAACGCATTACCGCAGGCACGGGTTATCTACGTATCAGCAACTGGAGCGACAAAGGTATCCAACCTCTCCTACGCAAATCGTCTGGGACTTTGGCAGACTGGAGATTTCCCGTTTACCTCCCGTGAGGATTTTGTGGAATCCATAGAGGGCGGTGGTATCGCCGCGATGGAAGTCGTTGCTCGGGATTTGAAGGCGCTAGGTCTGTATCTTTCGCGGAGTCTCAGTTTTGAAGGTGTTGAATATCACACATTGGAAATTGATTTAACTCCTACCCAAGAAAGAATCTATAACAGTTACTCAGAAGCTTTTCAAATTATCCACAATAACTTATACAAGGCGTTAGAAGCGTGTAATATCTCCGGCGCGAAAACATACAACCGTATGGCTAAAATGTCCGCCATGTCACAGTTTGAATCCCACAAACAACGATTTTTTAACCATTTGCTGACCGGGATGAAATGCCCAAAATTGATTCAAGCCATTGAGCAGGATCTAGCCCTTGGTCATGCTGTTGTAATCCAAATAGTTTCGACTAATGAGGAATTACTCAAGCGCCGACTCTATGGGATTCCGGTAGATGAGTGGAAGGACTTAAACCTTGATTTAACTCCACGGGAATATGTCATGGATTATTTGATGAGCGCTTTTCCGATTCATCTCCATGAGATACATTCCTCCTCAGATGGTGAAGAACGCTCCGAACCAGCCTTTGATGCTGATGGTTCGCCCATCATCTCACAAGAAGCTGTGGCTTTGCGTTCGGCGCTAGTTGACCGATTAGCAAGCCTTGACCCAATCCCTGGAGCATTAGAACAATTGCTGTGGCATTTTGGTCACAAGCAAGTGGCTGAAGTCACAGGTCGTAGCAAGCGAGTTTTGAAAGATGATTCAGGGCGTTTGTTCGTTGATTCACGGGGTAGTGGGGCGAATATTGCGGAAACTAACGCTTTTATGCAGGGTGACAAACAAATCCTCATCTTCAGTGACGCTGGCGGCACAGGCAGAAGTTACCATGCAGATTTGAACGCCGTCAACCGGAAACGGCGATCGCACTACTTACTTGAAGCTGGTTGGAGGGCAGATAACGCGATTCAAGGTCTGGGGCGCTCACACCGGACAAATCAAGCATCAGCACCCGTGTTCAGACCTGTTACCACTAACGTTATAGGTGAACGCCGCTTTATCTCAACCATTGCCCGAAGGCTGGATAGCTTGGGCGCTCTTACTCGCGGTCAACGGCAGACGGGTGGCAATGGGATATTCTCAGCACAAGACAACCTAGAGTCACAGTACGCAGAGTACGCACTGTATGAGTTATTCAAGCAGATATTCCAAGGTCGATTTTACGAAGTGCCTTTAGGAAAATTTGAGCAAATGACCGGATTATCACTGACCTCTCATGAGGGCGGAATGAAAATTGACCTCCCACCTTTGCGTCAATTCCTCAATCGGCTGCTAGCTTTGAGAATTGGGATGCAGAATATCATTTTTGAGAGGTTCGAGTTATTGTTAAGCCAACAAATCGAAGCAGCGATCGCGGCAGGTATCTTTGAGGCTGGTGTTGAAACGCTCAGGGCTGAACGGTTTACCATCGAAAGCCAGGAAGCAGTTTATACACACCCTGCAACAAATAGCACAACCAACTACTTGAAAATTGAGCGTGTTCAAAAGAACAACATTCAAACTGCTCTTGAAGCTGTGGATTCAGCTAGCAAGTACCAGGGACAGCTTTTGGTTAATGAGAAATCTGGTCAAGCCGCAGTATCTATTCCTACTCACAGTATTTTCGACTCGGAGGGTGGAGTAGTACCAAGGGTTTTGCTGGTGCGACCACAGAAGGAAACTCGTGTCCCAGTTGATAAGTTGGAGTCGTCAACCTGGAAGCAGGTTTCAACAGAGGCGTTCGTCGCGGCGTGGTCAAAAGAAGTATCCCAACTGGCTAAGTTTACTACTGATTACATTCATTTGGTAACAGGAATACTTCTACCGATTTGGAAAACTCTACCGATTCAGAATAGTCGAGTATTTCGACTGCAATTGAGTGATGGAGAGAAAGTACTCGGTCGTGTAATCAGCGCGGAGAATATTCGTGCTGTCGCTGAACAATTGGGATTAAAAAACAAGCTATTAAGTTCAGAAGAATTAGTTTCTTTGGTACTTAACGAACGTTATTCAGAACAGTTACCTGGAGGAGTAACTTTGAGAAGCTCATTGGTTGCAAATGAGCGGCGGATTGAATTGGTCAATGCTTTGTCATTGGCTGACAGGCTTGTGGCTGTTGGATGCTTTACCGAAATTATTCAGTGGAAAAAGCGAGTATTCATTCCAGCTAACTCGAAAGCACCGTCAATATTGAAAGCTGTGATTGAGATTTTAGGTTAA